One genomic region from Arthrobacter sp. FB24 encodes:
- a CDS encoding ABC transporter ATP-binding protein has protein sequence MVNAIEVSDISKQFVLRHTRSIKEAVVWLAKGRKGDLSEKFHALKNVTLEVKTGETVALLGLNGSGKSTLLKHISGVMLPDSGTVRTRGRVAGLIEVGAGFHPDLSGRDNVYLNGAILGMTEQQVNDRFDDIVEFSETGQFIDTEVKFYSSGMYLRLAFSVAVHTDPEVFLIDEILAVGDEPFQRKCIDKIQELARNGKTLVVVSHDLDLVSRICARGILLEHGNVKFDGSIHDAVALLRA, from the coding sequence GTGGTCAACGCAATCGAAGTCTCTGACATCAGCAAGCAGTTCGTGCTGCGCCATACGCGGTCCATCAAGGAAGCGGTCGTCTGGCTCGCCAAGGGACGGAAGGGTGACCTGTCGGAGAAGTTCCATGCATTGAAGAACGTCACGCTGGAGGTAAAGACCGGCGAGACCGTTGCCCTCCTGGGACTGAACGGCTCAGGCAAATCTACTCTGCTTAAGCACATTTCCGGGGTCATGCTTCCGGACTCCGGCACCGTACGGACTCGGGGCCGCGTAGCTGGACTCATCGAAGTGGGTGCGGGATTTCACCCCGATCTTTCCGGCCGTGACAACGTCTACCTCAACGGCGCCATCCTGGGGATGACCGAGCAGCAGGTCAACGACCGCTTCGACGACATCGTTGAGTTCTCCGAGACTGGCCAGTTCATCGACACCGAGGTTAAGTTCTACTCCTCGGGCATGTATCTGAGACTGGCATTCTCCGTTGCGGTCCACACGGACCCTGAAGTGTTCCTCATCGACGAGATCCTGGCCGTGGGTGACGAGCCTTTCCAGCGGAAATGCATTGACAAGATCCAGGAACTCGCACGTAACGGAAAAACCCTCGTGGTGGTCAGCCACGACCTGGACCTCGTGTCCCGCATCTGCGCCCGTGGAATCCTGCTGGAGCATGGCAACGTGAAGTTCGACGGTTCAATTCACGACGCCGTCGCGTTGCTGCGCGCCTAG
- a CDS encoding ABC transporter permease has protein sequence MSATSPGELTTPGLGGGLRDLRQSSFLLKLLVRKELKVRYRGSVLGLLWSYVKPGVQFIVFYVALGVFLGLERSPRNPEGLSNYAVYLFSGIVLINFFSEALGNAARSIVNNGNLIKKIYLPRELFPVASVWVSGVHFFPQLVVLVVGCLFAGWHPDVFQLLAAVAGFVIVGLLATGLGLLFGAANVYFRDSENLVDMLLMVATWASPVMYAWTMVQEKLGAAAFAVYQANPVTIGVELFHYAFWFPTTDGSAAVPPNLFSLWTPVGLGIALLVLVLGQFTFRRLEGRFAQEL, from the coding sequence GTGAGCGCAACCAGTCCAGGAGAACTAACCACGCCCGGACTGGGCGGCGGCCTGCGGGACCTTCGCCAGTCGAGCTTCCTGCTCAAACTCCTGGTACGGAAGGAACTCAAAGTCCGCTACCGCGGATCGGTGCTTGGACTCCTCTGGTCCTATGTGAAGCCGGGCGTGCAGTTCATAGTTTTCTATGTGGCCCTGGGTGTCTTCCTCGGACTGGAACGCAGTCCGAGGAACCCTGAGGGGCTGTCCAATTACGCCGTGTACCTGTTTTCGGGCATTGTCCTGATTAACTTCTTTTCGGAGGCGTTGGGTAACGCGGCCCGGTCGATAGTCAACAACGGGAACCTGATCAAGAAGATCTACCTTCCCCGCGAGCTGTTCCCCGTGGCGTCGGTGTGGGTGTCCGGCGTCCACTTTTTCCCGCAACTCGTGGTGCTGGTGGTTGGCTGCCTCTTCGCGGGGTGGCACCCGGACGTGTTTCAGCTCCTTGCCGCCGTCGCAGGCTTTGTAATTGTCGGCCTGCTGGCTACGGGTCTGGGGCTGTTGTTCGGCGCCGCCAACGTGTATTTCCGCGACTCCGAGAACCTGGTGGACATGCTGCTGATGGTGGCCACCTGGGCTTCACCGGTGATGTACGCGTGGACGATGGTGCAGGAGAAGCTCGGCGCAGCGGCTTTCGCTGTTTACCAGGCCAACCCGGTGACCATCGGCGTGGAACTCTTCCACTATGCCTTCTGGTTCCCGACGACGGACGGCTCCGCTGCCGTCCCTCCGAATCTCTTCAGCCTTTGGACGCCGGTGGGACTGGGCATTGCCCTGTTGGTCCTGGTCCTGGGCCAATTCACCTTTCGGCGGCTCGAGGGCCGCTTCGCGCAGGAGCTGTGA
- a CDS encoding glycosyltransferase, with product MSVSTESPKGTDSQESSEQRWDTLQRVILPSSSQMDTVPLYMDMGTATGVQLPTVGDRDGKASKPQAFSSPTKEAHVEDFLSRFSTSVRSGERVSFGSYFNAFPASYWRRWTNVEKIRLHVRTQGAGSVIVYKSNARGSLQRVDTRRVEGIAENFFDLSLAPFGDGGWYWFDLVAGSEPLVMLDAEWQGPAADTQPGSVTLQITTLNKTDFCLNNLRLLAENAEALEHVKEILIVDQGSQKVAEAEGFAEVRDSLQGKLRIINQSNLGGSGGFARGMFEAVENGSDYVLLMDDDIVVEPESIIRLLTFADRCKTPTIVGGHMFDLYNRTVLHTFGEIVNPYRFQPSLQSEEMILGHDFMSSNLRQTSWLHRRCDVDYNGWWMCLIPTKVIREIGLSLPLFIKWDDSEYGLRAKAHGFPTVSLPGSAVWHVSWIDKDDLVGWQAYFHARNRVIAALLHSPYEHGGRVVRESQYIDVKHLVSMQYATAHGRGWALEDILKGPEALRELLPSKLPQIREMMSGYSDSVVRPDPDDFPAPKMDKPPRRGHGISQPSKVSLLPWAAKTVIRQLAAPVSGSSAERPQATVAHQDNRWWRMAQYDSAIVSNAEGTGASWYRRDPKQLRTMLAESARLHSQLLQNWPALSKKYKAAMNDLTSIESWRKTFEQHTQNEIK from the coding sequence ATGAGTGTCTCAACCGAAAGCCCGAAGGGCACCGACAGCCAGGAGTCCAGTGAACAGCGGTGGGACACGCTCCAGCGCGTAATCCTGCCGAGTTCCAGCCAGATGGACACGGTCCCGTTGTACATGGACATGGGAACGGCCACGGGTGTCCAGCTGCCCACGGTCGGGGATCGTGACGGCAAGGCAAGCAAGCCGCAGGCCTTCAGCAGTCCCACGAAGGAAGCCCACGTGGAGGACTTCCTGTCCCGTTTCTCAACGTCCGTGCGGTCCGGGGAACGTGTCTCCTTCGGCAGTTACTTCAACGCTTTTCCTGCCAGCTACTGGCGGCGTTGGACCAATGTCGAGAAAATCCGGCTTCATGTCCGCACCCAGGGTGCCGGGTCCGTCATCGTCTATAAGTCCAACGCCCGCGGATCACTCCAGCGTGTGGACACCCGCAGGGTTGAGGGAATCGCGGAGAACTTCTTCGATCTATCCCTGGCACCGTTTGGTGACGGCGGCTGGTACTGGTTCGACCTCGTGGCCGGCTCGGAACCCCTCGTCATGCTGGACGCGGAATGGCAGGGTCCTGCAGCGGACACCCAGCCTGGTTCGGTGACGCTGCAGATCACCACCCTGAACAAGACTGATTTCTGCCTCAACAACCTGCGGCTCCTCGCTGAGAACGCCGAGGCGCTGGAGCACGTCAAGGAAATCCTGATCGTGGACCAGGGTTCGCAGAAGGTTGCGGAAGCGGAAGGCTTCGCGGAGGTCCGTGACTCCCTGCAGGGCAAGCTGCGGATCATCAACCAGTCCAACCTCGGCGGCTCGGGCGGTTTTGCGCGCGGCATGTTCGAAGCCGTGGAAAACGGCAGCGATTACGTGCTGCTAATGGACGACGACATTGTCGTGGAACCGGAAAGCATCATCCGCCTGCTGACGTTTGCGGACCGCTGCAAGACGCCGACCATCGTCGGCGGACACATGTTCGACCTGTACAACCGGACCGTGCTGCATACTTTTGGCGAGATTGTGAACCCCTACCGGTTCCAGCCGTCGCTACAGAGCGAAGAGATGATCCTCGGGCACGATTTCATGTCTTCAAACCTCCGGCAGACGTCCTGGCTGCACCGCCGCTGCGATGTGGACTACAACGGATGGTGGATGTGCCTCATTCCCACGAAGGTGATTCGCGAAATCGGGCTTTCACTCCCGCTGTTCATCAAATGGGACGACTCCGAATACGGTCTTCGGGCGAAGGCCCACGGCTTCCCAACGGTCTCGCTGCCCGGCTCCGCAGTCTGGCACGTGTCCTGGATCGATAAGGACGACCTTGTGGGCTGGCAGGCGTACTTCCATGCACGCAACCGTGTCATTGCTGCGCTGCTGCACAGCCCCTATGAACATGGCGGACGCGTGGTCCGGGAATCCCAGTACATCGACGTCAAGCACTTGGTATCGATGCAGTACGCCACAGCGCACGGCCGCGGCTGGGCGCTCGAAGACATCCTGAAGGGCCCGGAGGCCCTGCGGGAGCTGCTCCCGTCCAAGCTGCCGCAGATCCGGGAAATGATGTCGGGTTACTCGGACTCCGTCGTGCGCCCGGACCCGGATGACTTCCCTGCACCGAAGATGGACAAGCCCCCGCGCCGGGGTCACGGAATCTCGCAGCCGTCCAAGGTATCGCTGCTGCCGTGGGCCGCCAAGACTGTCATCCGGCAGCTTGCCGCTCCGGTGAGCGGTTCAAGCGCGGAGCGGCCGCAGGCCACCGTGGCCCACCAGGACAACCGCTGGTGGCGGATGGCTCAGTACGACAGCGCAATAGTGTCCAACGCTGAAGGAACGGGCGCATCGTGGTACCGGCGGGATCCGAAACAGCTTCGAACGATGCTGGCTGAAAGCGCGCGCCTCCACTCCCAGCTCCTGCAGAACTGGCCGGCACTCAGCAAGAAGTACAAGGCCGCAATGAACGACCTCACGTCGATTGAGTCCTGGAGGAAAACGTTCGAGCAGCACACTCAGAACGAGATCAAGTGA
- a CDS encoding acyltransferase family protein has protein sequence MPSLPAAVPNAAPLAPTRPAPRRDIQGLRTVAVGLVIIYHIWPSVMPGGFVGVDVFFVISGFLIVGSLVREIEATGRIALWSFYAKRIRRLLPAASLVLVATLAGTVLLLPQSRWQSISFDVVMAALQVQNWNQAFGSGSYEGATALVSPVQHYWSLAVEEQFYIFIPLCLIAAASWATRTRVSKKQLCLFVLIALSAASFLHSVLFSASDHDVAYFATTTRVWELGLGGIFALVLPRFQPGERLRALLGWAGLLAVFGCAATFSTTMAFPGYVALLPVLATVLVLTAGTPLATGAAPAAVHSIPTKVCSWFSASSLLSTGPAKYLGDISYSLYLWHWPVVVLYVFLLGREPGVLHGSAIAVISLLAAVASYYLVEQRFRHVGRQRAVVVAEGVRTPRGHRKSFVLAAGLVAATTLTALAPWGIVEAKSQQLNGALNLREYPGAMALDRERPASVPSGLDVRPEPAVAMKDVPVTGGNECGAFDPAKMGEDKCRYGRPDAGKTMIVVGDSHAGQLVDPLLLVGEQAGWNVRAMVRNGCPFSLAPPESADTVFHNCSNQNRETLGRILRIKPDLVVVSGMTPSGYDRALQWGWKDPDALVSGYAGLLKPLRDAGIRVAVVMDIPYPDFAAPDCVQANGSGSDACVLLQQAGDRPDDPLPAAAARVPGVDVIDLYPYFCTDGRCPSVIGNVMVYRDNHMTNSYAKTLASPLARMLQL, from the coding sequence GTGCCATCTCTACCCGCGGCCGTCCCCAACGCGGCACCGCTTGCCCCAACCCGCCCAGCGCCCAGACGCGACATCCAGGGCCTTCGAACGGTGGCGGTGGGTCTGGTCATCATCTACCACATCTGGCCGTCGGTGATGCCCGGCGGTTTCGTAGGCGTGGACGTCTTCTTTGTAATCTCAGGGTTCCTGATTGTGGGATCACTCGTCCGCGAAATTGAAGCCACAGGACGGATCGCTCTCTGGAGTTTCTACGCGAAACGAATCAGGCGTCTGCTCCCGGCCGCAAGCCTGGTCCTGGTGGCAACGCTCGCAGGGACGGTGCTGCTGCTCCCGCAGAGCCGATGGCAATCAATCTCTTTTGACGTGGTCATGGCCGCCCTGCAGGTCCAGAACTGGAACCAGGCTTTCGGCTCCGGCAGCTACGAGGGGGCCACGGCCCTGGTCTCTCCGGTCCAGCACTACTGGTCACTGGCCGTGGAAGAGCAGTTCTACATTTTCATTCCGCTGTGCTTGATTGCAGCTGCATCCTGGGCAACAAGGACTCGAGTGTCAAAGAAGCAGCTGTGCCTCTTTGTGCTCATTGCACTGTCCGCGGCGTCATTTCTGCACAGCGTCTTGTTCTCGGCATCGGACCACGACGTTGCCTATTTTGCCACTACTACGCGCGTGTGGGAACTCGGGCTCGGCGGTATCTTCGCGCTCGTCCTGCCTCGGTTCCAGCCGGGGGAGCGCTTACGGGCGCTCCTTGGCTGGGCCGGACTGCTGGCTGTTTTCGGGTGTGCTGCGACGTTCTCTACCACCATGGCGTTCCCGGGTTATGTTGCACTGCTTCCCGTCCTGGCCACTGTCCTGGTCCTCACGGCGGGAACACCCCTGGCAACTGGAGCCGCGCCGGCCGCTGTCCACTCGATCCCGACGAAGGTCTGCAGCTGGTTTAGTGCCTCATCGCTGCTCTCTACCGGCCCGGCGAAGTACCTCGGTGACATCTCCTATTCCCTTTATCTGTGGCACTGGCCGGTGGTCGTTTTGTACGTCTTTCTACTGGGACGGGAACCGGGGGTCCTGCATGGCTCCGCGATAGCCGTCATCAGCCTGCTTGCGGCAGTGGCGTCGTACTACCTGGTCGAGCAAAGGTTCCGCCATGTTGGCCGGCAGCGGGCCGTTGTGGTTGCTGAGGGAGTTCGGACGCCGCGTGGCCACCGCAAGTCCTTCGTGCTGGCCGCCGGGCTGGTGGCGGCAACCACGCTGACGGCGCTTGCTCCGTGGGGCATCGTTGAGGCGAAATCCCAGCAACTTAACGGTGCCCTCAACCTTCGCGAGTATCCGGGAGCGATGGCGCTCGACCGCGAGCGGCCGGCGTCGGTTCCCTCGGGACTTGACGTGCGGCCGGAACCTGCCGTGGCGATGAAGGACGTTCCCGTGACGGGCGGGAACGAGTGCGGAGCGTTCGACCCCGCGAAGATGGGGGAGGACAAATGCCGCTACGGCCGCCCGGATGCCGGGAAGACCATGATCGTTGTTGGTGACTCGCACGCGGGGCAACTGGTGGATCCGTTGCTGCTGGTGGGGGAACAGGCCGGATGGAACGTCCGTGCGATGGTCAGGAACGGCTGCCCGTTTTCCCTCGCTCCGCCTGAATCCGCAGACACGGTCTTCCATAACTGTTCCAATCAGAACCGGGAGACGCTGGGCCGTATCCTGCGCATCAAGCCTGACCTGGTAGTGGTCTCGGGCATGACGCCGTCAGGCTACGACCGCGCCCTGCAGTGGGGATGGAAGGACCCGGACGCGCTGGTCTCGGGATACGCGGGTCTTCTGAAGCCGCTCCGCGACGCGGGAATCAGGGTCGCCGTCGTAATGGATATTCCGTATCCCGACTTTGCCGCCCCTGACTGTGTGCAGGCCAACGGGAGCGGCTCCGATGCCTGCGTTCTCCTGCAGCAGGCGGGCGACCGCCCGGATGATCCACTGCCTGCGGCTGCGGCGAGGGTGCCCGGTGTGGACGTGATCGACCTTTACCCGTACTTTTGCACCGATGGCCGGTGCCCCTCTGTCATCGGCAATGTGATGGTCTATCGGGACAACCATATGACTAACAGCTACGCCAAGACGCTGGCGTCACCGTTGGCGAGGATGCTCCAACTCTAA
- the glf gene encoding UDP-galactopyranose mutase, whose translation MTADLVIVGSGFFGLTIAEQAATELGLKVVVLDRRHHIGGNAYSEKEEQTGIEVHRYGAHLFHTSNERVWEYVNRFTTFTNYVHKVYGVHKGEVYSLPINLATINQFFRANLTPGQAKALIQEQAGELAGTDPQNLNDKGIQLIGRPLYEAFIKHYTGKQWQTDPKDLPAGIISRLPVRYNYDNRYFNDKYEGLPTNGYTAWIEKMAEHPNIEVRLNTDFFDESHEYSKNKVVGNIPVIYTGPVDRYFDFSEGDLSWRTIDFKEEVLDVGDFQGTSVVNYNDDDVPYTRIIEPRHFHPERDYQTEKTVIMREFSRAAVKGDEPYYPINTAADRERLLKYRDLAAAEQDVLFGGRLGTYKYLDMHMAIGSALTMFDNQIRPHFEGGAKLESGGVDA comes from the coding sequence GTGACCGCTGACCTCGTCATCGTAGGGTCGGGCTTTTTCGGCCTGACAATCGCAGAACAGGCCGCCACTGAGCTTGGCTTGAAGGTCGTTGTCCTCGACCGCCGCCACCACATCGGCGGCAATGCCTACAGCGAAAAGGAAGAGCAGACCGGCATCGAAGTGCACCGCTACGGTGCGCACCTGTTCCACACGTCCAATGAGCGTGTTTGGGAGTATGTCAACCGGTTCACGACATTCACGAACTACGTGCACAAGGTCTATGGAGTCCATAAGGGCGAGGTGTACTCCCTGCCGATCAACCTGGCCACGATCAACCAGTTCTTCCGCGCCAACCTGACGCCGGGACAAGCCAAGGCCCTCATCCAGGAGCAGGCCGGCGAGCTGGCGGGCACTGATCCCCAGAACCTGAACGACAAAGGCATCCAGCTGATCGGCCGGCCGCTGTACGAGGCGTTCATCAAGCACTACACGGGCAAGCAGTGGCAGACAGATCCGAAGGACCTGCCCGCGGGGATCATCTCCCGCCTCCCGGTGCGCTACAACTACGACAACCGCTACTTCAACGACAAGTACGAGGGGTTGCCGACCAACGGCTACACCGCGTGGATCGAGAAGATGGCTGAGCACCCGAACATCGAGGTCCGGCTCAACACCGACTTCTTCGACGAGTCGCACGAGTACAGCAAGAACAAGGTCGTCGGCAACATCCCGGTGATCTACACGGGGCCGGTCGACCGGTACTTCGATTTCTCGGAGGGCGACCTGTCCTGGCGGACCATCGACTTCAAAGAAGAAGTGCTCGACGTCGGCGATTTCCAGGGAACGTCGGTGGTCAACTACAACGATGACGACGTCCCCTATACGCGCATCATCGAACCGCGCCACTTCCACCCGGAGCGCGACTACCAGACTGAAAAGACAGTCATCATGCGGGAGTTCTCGCGGGCAGCTGTGAAGGGCGACGAGCCGTATTACCCGATCAACACCGCCGCCGACCGCGAACGCCTGCTGAAGTACCGCGACCTCGCGGCTGCGGAGCAGGACGTTCTCTTTGGCGGACGGCTGGGCACGTACAAGTACCTCGATATGCACATGGCAATCGGCTCAGCCCTGACCATGTTTGACAACCAGATCCGGCCGCATTTTGAGGGTGGCGCAAAGCTTGAAAGCGGAGGCGTAGACGCATGA
- a CDS encoding DUF6541 family protein, protein MSWFATVPVVLACLVLLFAPGTLVLAGLGLQRWSYLAVAPVLTVSIVAVTAIVAPYLGISWSVLPVAVATVLVAGVLFGVRKLRARRAGASESPRARWALRRPGKSDVISAAGFLAGSAAIALQLHRAFGRPENISQTFDNVFHLNAIRYILDTGNASSLTLSGMTSGDSPPYFYPAAWHGLASLLVQLTGTPISVAVNVVNLSVAAAVWTAGCMFLARTVIGPNAYAVAAAGVLAAGFGSFPLLLLDFGVLYPNFLSVSMIPAALACVSIFFGVSDAPGLMGIARYILAPVAAIGVALAHPNGLMSLLALSIPILLVSFAASSVARYRNGHGHRGTLLMGAGLLGILGVVAVMWKYIRPPAAAATWLPFQTPGQAVGEILTNSAMQRPPAWAVSILLITGVVVLCRRHKRIWLLGSFAVIAALFIVVSAGPTGWLRNTLTGVWYNDSYRLAALLPVAAVPLAAAGAGWLVGRLQHVWVTHRDSLRFLTAGIRKSRLMVSAVVPLAVLGLVLVTQTVPLAASIQSAKVNYSTTPDSALVSSDEMTLIDELDEYVPADATIAVNPWTGGAMAFAMADRNTTSKHTLTTYTKATELLNDKLREAGTDPSVCEAARADNVRYVLDFGTREVHGGNHGFVGLQIPDATPGFELLARHGDAKLFKVTACY, encoded by the coding sequence ATGAGTTGGTTTGCTACCGTGCCCGTCGTTCTGGCGTGCCTGGTTTTGCTGTTTGCACCGGGCACGCTGGTGCTTGCCGGACTCGGGCTGCAGCGTTGGTCCTACCTCGCCGTTGCGCCGGTTCTGACGGTGAGCATCGTAGCGGTCACTGCGATTGTGGCGCCCTATCTGGGCATTAGCTGGTCCGTCCTTCCGGTCGCGGTCGCCACTGTCCTTGTCGCAGGCGTGCTTTTCGGAGTCCGCAAGCTCCGGGCTCGCCGCGCTGGGGCCAGCGAATCGCCCCGCGCGCGTTGGGCACTGCGTAGGCCGGGAAAGTCGGACGTAATCTCCGCCGCGGGCTTCCTCGCGGGCTCGGCAGCAATCGCCCTGCAACTCCACCGGGCTTTCGGCAGGCCGGAGAACATCTCCCAAACGTTCGACAACGTATTTCACCTCAACGCGATCCGGTACATTCTGGACACGGGCAACGCGTCGTCCCTGACACTCTCTGGCATGACCAGCGGAGACAGCCCGCCCTACTTCTACCCGGCCGCGTGGCACGGGCTGGCCTCCCTCCTGGTCCAACTGACCGGGACCCCCATCAGTGTGGCAGTCAATGTCGTCAACCTTTCCGTTGCGGCTGCTGTATGGACCGCTGGCTGCATGTTCCTGGCCCGGACAGTCATCGGGCCAAACGCCTACGCAGTCGCCGCCGCGGGCGTGCTGGCCGCAGGTTTTGGATCATTCCCGTTGCTGTTGCTGGACTTTGGGGTGCTGTACCCGAACTTCCTGTCCGTCAGCATGATTCCGGCCGCCCTTGCATGCGTCAGCATTTTTTTCGGCGTCAGCGACGCTCCCGGGCTCATGGGCATAGCCCGGTACATCCTGGCCCCGGTAGCCGCAATCGGAGTTGCCCTGGCACATCCAAACGGGCTCATGTCCCTGCTGGCGCTGTCAATCCCTATCCTGCTGGTGTCGTTTGCCGCGTCCTCGGTGGCAAGATACAGGAACGGCCACGGCCACCGTGGAACCCTCCTTATGGGAGCCGGTCTGCTCGGGATTCTCGGCGTGGTCGCTGTGATGTGGAAGTACATTCGTCCGCCTGCCGCGGCGGCAACCTGGTTGCCCTTCCAGACGCCGGGCCAGGCCGTGGGCGAAATCCTCACCAACTCTGCAATGCAGCGTCCGCCTGCCTGGGCGGTAAGCATCCTGCTGATCACCGGCGTCGTGGTCCTGTGCCGCCGCCACAAGCGGATCTGGCTCCTTGGTTCGTTTGCCGTCATCGCTGCCCTCTTCATTGTGGTCTCTGCCGGTCCGACCGGATGGCTGCGCAATACGCTGACCGGAGTTTGGTACAACGACAGTTACCGCCTCGCGGCTCTCCTGCCTGTTGCCGCGGTCCCGCTGGCAGCCGCCGGTGCAGGCTGGCTCGTCGGAAGACTCCAGCACGTCTGGGTGACGCACCGCGACTCGCTGCGGTTCCTAACTGCCGGGATCCGGAAGTCCCGCCTCATGGTCTCCGCTGTTGTGCCGCTCGCAGTCCTCGGCCTGGTTCTGGTCACCCAAACTGTCCCGCTCGCCGCTTCCATACAGTCAGCAAAGGTCAACTACTCGACGACGCCGGACTCCGCCCTGGTCAGTTCAGACGAGATGACACTGATCGACGAGCTGGACGAGTATGTTCCAGCCGACGCAACCATCGCTGTGAACCCGTGGACCGGAGGTGCAATGGCCTTCGCCATGGCCGACCGCAACACCACGTCCAAGCACACGCTCACTACGTATACAAAGGCCACGGAGCTGCTAAATGACAAGTTGCGGGAGGCCGGCACCGATCCTTCCGTCTGCGAAGCCGCCCGCGCGGACAACGTCCGCTATGTGCTTGATTTCGGTACGCGCGAAGTCCACGGCGGAAACCACGGCTTTGTAGGGCTGCAAATTCCTGACGCGACGCCCGGCTTTGAACTGCTTGCCCGCCACGGTGACGCCAAGCTCTTCAAAGTAACCGCCTGCTACTGA